The proteins below are encoded in one region of Anoplopoma fimbria isolate UVic2021 breed Golden Eagle Sablefish chromosome 19, Afim_UVic_2022, whole genome shotgun sequence:
- the LOC129108455 gene encoding 5-hydroxyisourate hydrolase-like, producing MAQLVGLVYLGTDLAAAERRAHTEIMAAAESSPLTTHVLNTGDGVPAARMALSLHRLDSKQMIWSMLTVGTTNEDGRCSGLIGREALVPGMYKLRFETGSYWENLNQTSFYPYVEVVFTITDPEQRFHVPLLMSRFSYSTYRGS from the exons ATGGCTCAACTGGTTGGACTGGTTTATTTGGGAACTGAtctggctgcagcagagaggcgTGCTCACACAGAG ATCATGGCAGCAGCAGAGTCCAGCCCTCTGACCACTCACGTGCTGAACACCGGAGACGGCGTCCCGGCGGCCAGGATGGCCCTCAGCCTCCACCGGCTCGACTCCAAGCAGATGATCTGGAGCATGCTGACCGTCGG GACAACAAATGAAGATGGCCGCTGCTCAGGACTCATCGGCCGAGAAGCGTTGGTCCCCGGCATGTACAAGCTTCGCTTTGAGACGGGTTCATACTGGGAGAATCTGAACCAGACCTCCTTTTACCCGTATGTAGAG GTTGTGTTTACCATCACCGACCCGGAGCAGAGGTTCCACGTCCCTCTGCTGATGAGCCGGTTCTCCTACAGCACCTACAGAGGAAGCTGA